A window from Citrus sinensis cultivar Valencia sweet orange chromosome 3, DVS_A1.0, whole genome shotgun sequence encodes these proteins:
- the LOC127900712 gene encoding 50S ribosomal protein L14, chloroplastic: MIQPQTHLNVADNSGARELMCIRIIGASNRRYAHIGDVIVAVIKEAVPNTPLERSEVIRAVIVRTCKELRRDNGMIIRYDDNAAVVIDHEGNPKGTRVFGAIARELRQLNFTKIVSLAPEVL; encoded by the coding sequence ATGATTCAACCTCAAACCCATTTGAATGTAGCAGACAATAGCGGTGCCCGAGAATTGATGTGTATTCGAATCATAGGAGCCAGTAATCGTAGATATGCTCATATTGGTGACGTTATTGTTGCTGTGATCAAGGAAGCAGTACCCAATACGCCTCTAGAAAGATCAGAAGTGATCAGAGCTGTAATTGTACGTACTTGTAAAGAACTCAGACGTGATAACGGTATGATAATACGGTACGATGACAATGCTGCAGTTGTCATTGATCACGAAGGAAATCCAAAGGGAACTCGAGTTTTTGGTGCGATCGCCCGGGAATTGAGACAGttgaattttactaaaatagtTTCATTAGCACCTGAAGTATTATAA
- the LOC127900713 gene encoding uncharacterized protein LOC127900713, translated as MASFKEAAQACNLVDLGCIGYPFTWSNRRFGHHLVKERLDRFLCSRYWVNNFYDYAATNLLTVSSDHYPVLIEVRERGKIIRYERKAPRRIHYEDMWSAYDMCKSIVQKEWSSQGNWKFGNPVLQFQKSAKSSMAKLKWWSRQEFGEREKELKQMIEQLKRLKQNFDHYDSGDEIKKLERRINNMLIDKEMYWKQRSRADWLKEGDKNTKFFHLKASARKRKNKIWGIDDKQGRWTEEEAEVEA; from the coding sequence ATGGCTAGTTTCAAAGAGGCTGCTCAAGCCTGTAATTTGGTGGATTTAGGTTGCATAGGCTACCCTTTTACTTGGTCTAACCGGAGATTTGGCCACCATCttgttaaggagagattggacAGGTTCCTATGTAGTCGATATTGggttaataacttttatgattatGCAGCAACGAATCTCTTAACCGTGAGCTCTGACCACTACCCAGTGTTGATAGAAGTTAGAGAAAGAGGTAAAATTATCCGCTATGAGAGGAAGGCACCTCGTAGGATTCATTATGAGGATATGTGGAGTGCCTATGATATGTGCAAGAGCATTGTTCAAAAGGAATGGAGTAGTCAAGGGAATTGGAAATTCGGGAATCCAGtacttcaatttcaaaaatccGCCAAAAGTTCTATGGCTAAGCTTAAATGGTGGAGCAGGCAAGAGTTCggggaaagagaaaaagagttAAAGCAGATGATAGAGCAGCTAAAAAGGTTGAAACAGAATTTTGATCATTACGACAGCGGagatgaaattaaaaagttgGAGAGGAGAATCAATAATATGTTGATTGATAAAGAAATGTATTGGAAGCAAAGATCAAGGGCTGACTGGTTAAAAGAGGGAGACAAAAACACAAAGTTCTTCCATTTAAAGGCTTCAGCAAGGAAGCGAAAGAACAAAATTTGGGGGATCGATGATAAACAAGGGCGTTGGACAGAAGAGGAAGCTGAAGTGGAAGCATAA